A window of the Lactuca sativa cultivar Salinas chromosome 5, Lsat_Salinas_v11, whole genome shotgun sequence genome harbors these coding sequences:
- the LOC111889580 gene encoding cytosolic sulfotransferase 12, giving the protein MSMSIASHAFSLSSVPKCSHEGQKERANMALTFDKYKGRLQMLPKERGWITGNLYMYQGFWHQSMRIISIETVMALQDTFKAHPTDIYLATLPKSGTTWLKALVFAIVNRNRYKNNSLSTHPLLISNPHNCLPFIETEIYRHTPTYAKAHSPRLFATHIPYISLPQSILQSNCRLIYLCRNPKDVLVSMFHFANKLRDKSSSLLTFEEAFDSFSNGVMPIGPYWDHVKGYHKVSSEHPGKVLFLTYEDMKTDTLNHVKRVAKFLGYPFTEKEETEGAVQEIIRLCSFENLSEVNKHGNLREGIPNDAFFRKGEVGDWTNHLTNEMSQTLDRITREKFHGLDISFN; this is encoded by the coding sequence ATGTCAATGTCTATAGCTTCTCATGCTTTCTCTCTTTCATCTGTACCTAAATGCAGTCACGAAGGTCAAAAAGAAAGAGCCAATATGGCCCTCACTTTTGATAAATACAAGGGTAGGCTTCAAATGCTTCCCAAGGAGAGAGGTTGGATTACAGGAAACCTATACATGTACCAAGGCTTTTGGCACCAGTCGATGCGTATAATCTCAATAGAAACTGTGATGGCCTTACAAGACACTTTCAAAGCTCACCCAACAGATATCTACTTGGCCACACTGCCAAAATCTGGCACAACATGGCTCAAGGCGCTCGTGTTTGCTATAGTTAACAGAAATCGCTACAAAAACAACTCTCTTTCAACTCACCCTCTACTCATCTCCAATCCTCACAACTGTTTGCCTTTCATTGAGACTGAAATATATAGACACACACCTACTTATGCCAAAGCACATTCACCACGACTGTTTGCTACCCATATACCCTACATTTCATTGCCTCAATCCATTCTTCAGTCGAATTGTCGACTAATTTATTTATGTAGAAACCCTAAAGATGTTTTGGTCtctatgtttcactttgcaaacaAGTTGAGAGACAAATCGAGCAGTCTACTGACATTTGAGGAGGCGTTCGATTCGTTTAGTAATGGGGTCATGCCAATAGGACCTTACTGGGACCATGTGAAAGGGTACCACAAGGTTAGTTCAGAACACCCGGGAAAGGTTCTATTTTTAACGTACGAGGATATGAAAACGGATACTTTAAATCATGTCAAGCGAGTTGCGAAGTTCTTGGGCTACCCATTCACAGAGAAAGAAGAGACTGAAGGTGCAGTCCAAGAGATTATCAGACTATGCAGTTTCGAAAATTTAAGCGAGGTTAATAAGCATGGCAATCTTCGTGAGGGTATACCTAATGATGCTTTTTTCAGGAAAGGGGAAGTTGGAGATTGGACCAATCATCTCACCAATGAAATGAGCCAGACTTTAGATCGAATTACCAGAGAAAAGTTCCATGGTTTGGATATCTCCTTCAACTAA